In one Brevibacillus choshinensis genomic region, the following are encoded:
- a CDS encoding acetyl-CoA C-acetyltransferase, giving the protein MREAVIVAGARTAVGRAKRGSLKDVHPVDMGGAVVSELLRRVPQLNPADIEDVIMGTATPEAEQGMNMARLVGLRAGLPTSVAGVTINRFCSSGLQSIAYAAQQIITGSADVIVAGGVESMSLLPMTGHKVALNPTLVETKPEAYMGMGHTAEEVAKRYNVSREDQDAFSLQSHQRATAAIASGKFQDEIVPITVKQHSFDEKGKLQINEKVFQIDEGPRPDTTLEALAKLKPVFHVQGSVTAGNSSQTSDGAAAVLVMSAEKAAELGVEPIAKFLSFTVGGVDPDVMGIGPIVAIPKALKQVGLSIEDIDLFELNEAFASQAVAVIRELGLDPEKVNVNGGAIALGHPMGCTGAKLTISIMNELKRRGGKYGVVTMCVGGGMGAAGVFEML; this is encoded by the coding sequence ATGAGAGAAGCAGTTATCGTTGCAGGTGCCCGCACCGCAGTCGGTAGAGCAAAGCGAGGCAGCCTGAAGGACGTACATCCGGTTGATATGGGGGGAGCGGTCGTCAGCGAATTGCTGCGCCGCGTCCCGCAATTGAATCCGGCAGACATAGAAGATGTAATCATGGGAACAGCCACACCAGAAGCAGAGCAAGGTATGAATATGGCACGACTGGTCGGTCTCCGCGCCGGTCTGCCGACCAGTGTAGCGGGCGTCACCATCAACCGCTTTTGCTCGTCCGGTCTACAAAGCATCGCGTATGCCGCGCAACAGATCATCACGGGTAGCGCCGATGTCATTGTGGCGGGGGGCGTGGAGAGTATGAGTCTGTTGCCGATGACCGGCCATAAAGTAGCACTCAACCCGACATTGGTTGAGACAAAGCCTGAGGCCTACATGGGAATGGGACATACGGCGGAGGAAGTAGCAAAGCGCTACAACGTATCCCGGGAAGATCAGGATGCTTTCTCCCTGCAGAGCCATCAACGAGCAACGGCTGCTATCGCATCGGGCAAATTCCAGGATGAGATCGTGCCGATCACAGTGAAGCAACACTCCTTTGACGAAAAAGGAAAGCTGCAAATAAATGAAAAGGTCTTTCAAATCGATGAGGGACCACGTCCGGATACAACGCTGGAAGCATTGGCGAAGTTAAAGCCCGTATTCCACGTACAAGGCTCCGTCACGGCAGGAAATTCTTCGCAAACGAGTGATGGTGCAGCCGCTGTGCTAGTCATGTCCGCAGAGAAGGCAGCTGAGCTGGGTGTAGAACCGATCGCTAAGTTCCTCTCCTTTACGGTGGGCGGGGTAGACCCGGATGTGATGGGAATTGGTCCGATCGTGGCAATCCCCAAAGCATTGAAGCAAGTGGGGCTAAGCATCGAGGATATCGATTTGTTCGAGCTGAATGAAGCCTTTGCTTCCCAAGCCGTTGCGGTGATTCGTGAACTGGGACTGGATCCGGAAAAAGTGAACGTAAACGGCGGAGCGATCGCTTTGGGCCATCCGATGGGGTGCACGGGAGCCAAGCTGACGATCTCCATCATGAATGAATTGAAGCGTCGAGGTGGAAAGTACGGTGTCGTCACTATGTGTGTCGGTGGCGGTATGGGAGCGGCTGGCGTTTTCGAAATGTTGTAA
- a CDS encoding putative ABC transporter permease subunit, producing the protein MNKIWLLTKIMLKNAGPAWGAKKGSGWKSALILFAIAVGILPMMAALVVFVAGLYDGLAQVGQESALLGLGVAVTSLAIFILGIVYVMTVFYYSQDVEHFLPMPLSAKDILGAKFLVALLYEYMTSLIMIVPIFITFGVKSGGGVLYYLYALLVFIALPVIPLTLSSIIVMLFMRYTNFGKSKDRFRLIGGLLAIALAVGFQAFIQRQTSGTGNNLEQVQQMIAAGDQGLLGIVTQLFPASNLAALAMFESSAWSGLGYLVAFYVVAVVGFGLFTFVGNRLYFAGVMGISESKSKRKRVEESAFQKGVKARPVWLAYAVKEWKILWRTPAFFMNCALSSIFFPLFALIPLLSRSDSAEMLAGLSDWLQGEQVGGISLAFAFAAFVVLAGTNSTSITAISREGQGFFLNKSLPIPYGQLIVAKLIPGTILTVFSMALLVVEAAWFIKLSPLFVILALVVGIPGIIFINLLGIMVDLQMPKLSWSSEQEAVKQNLNPLFSMLFGAVTAGICILAAFSLDSSMIGMGLSLFILFALLDYVLYRYLLKKGPIWMEKMDS; encoded by the coding sequence ATGAATAAAATATGGCTGTTGACTAAAATTATGCTGAAAAATGCTGGGCCAGCTTGGGGAGCAAAAAAGGGGAGCGGTTGGAAGAGCGCACTGATTCTGTTTGCCATTGCAGTAGGTATTCTGCCGATGATGGCGGCGTTGGTCGTTTTTGTAGCAGGTCTATATGACGGTTTGGCACAGGTCGGACAGGAGAGTGCCCTACTTGGGCTAGGGGTAGCAGTTACTTCCTTGGCTATCTTCATTCTCGGCATTGTGTACGTAATGACTGTCTTTTACTATTCGCAGGACGTTGAGCACTTTTTGCCAATGCCGCTCTCAGCCAAGGACATTCTCGGTGCCAAATTTCTCGTTGCTCTGTTATACGAATACATGACCTCTTTGATCATGATCGTGCCTATTTTCATTACATTCGGAGTCAAAAGTGGGGGAGGAGTCCTCTACTATCTCTATGCCTTGCTCGTGTTCATCGCATTGCCGGTCATTCCCTTGACGTTGTCCTCTATCATCGTCATGTTGTTCATGCGCTATACGAACTTCGGCAAAAGCAAAGATCGCTTTCGCTTGATCGGAGGTCTGCTCGCAATCGCGTTGGCTGTTGGATTTCAGGCGTTCATTCAGCGACAAACGAGTGGTACAGGGAATAATCTTGAACAGGTGCAGCAAATGATTGCGGCCGGTGATCAGGGACTTTTAGGCATCGTGACCCAGCTCTTTCCGGCAAGTAATCTGGCAGCGCTGGCCATGTTTGAAAGCAGCGCCTGGAGTGGCCTCGGTTATCTCGTTGCATTTTATGTAGTAGCTGTCGTCGGTTTCGGGTTGTTCACTTTTGTGGGAAACCGATTGTACTTTGCTGGAGTCATGGGGATCAGCGAATCCAAGTCCAAACGAAAACGGGTCGAAGAGTCTGCGTTCCAAAAGGGTGTAAAAGCTCGTCCAGTTTGGTTGGCGTATGCGGTCAAAGAGTGGAAAATCCTGTGGCGAACACCTGCCTTTTTCATGAATTGCGCTCTTTCCAGCATCTTCTTTCCGCTATTTGCTTTGATTCCGTTGCTTAGCCGCAGTGATAGTGCCGAAATGTTGGCGGGACTGAGCGATTGGCTACAGGGCGAGCAAGTAGGCGGCATCAGCCTGGCGTTTGCGTTTGCCGCATTTGTGGTTCTCGCGGGAACAAACAGTACGTCGATCACGGCGATCAGTCGGGAAGGTCAAGGATTTTTCCTGAACAAGAGCTTGCCTATTCCTTATGGGCAGCTCATTGTAGCCAAACTCATCCCCGGGACCATTCTCACGGTATTCAGTATGGCCCTGTTGGTAGTTGAGGCCGCCTGGTTCATCAAGCTTTCCCCTCTCTTCGTCATTCTCGCCCTTGTGGTAGGAATACCGGGTATCATCTTTATTAATTTGCTCGGAATCATGGTTGATTTACAGATGCCCAAGCTGAGCTGGAGCTCGGAGCAGGAAGCGGTCAAGCAAAACCTAAATCCACTGTTTTCGATGCTTTTCGGAGCCGTGACAGCAGGGATTTGTATTCTCGCGGCTTTCTCACTGGACAGCTCGATGATCGGTATGGGGCTCAGTCTCTTTATTTTGTTTGCCCTGCTGGACTATGTGTTGTACCGGTATTTACTGAAAAAAGGACCAATCTGGATGGAAAAAATGGATAGTTAA
- a CDS encoding S-layer homology domain-containing protein encodes MIKRIIAGFLMAMLLVQSVFTGSVNAANAFNDISGHWAQKSINELASLGIVKGNTKKLFYPDSPISRGEALAMLNRVFEYVYGPVAKPVRKENIDYRYQPRWEIEQLLTNMNTMLQIETGVIGEYDPGDRMLYYLFLSDSGKLIKKPEKQNPEWWLSSSALQRPLSREEASVIFFHMLTPQIFRTANIKPQDAASYFTSYYEWKKESYYRDTYSPYATAIREFNLFTSPTTFNPDKKMTRAEYAVVLKRLLDYYKNQAVLQFQAKGVPQQKISTAFLRAANLAFETKNQAKLLKYYTPAALTSMGKLGLVPLHTDLTGLTVKVDETDGKKLWLIAQYKVGLNGTDQIEYRLDPDPTSTYGRKIAAVVMQK; translated from the coding sequence ATGATAAAGCGGATCATTGCAGGTTTTCTCATGGCAATGCTACTGGTACAGAGCGTGTTTACTGGCAGTGTGAATGCAGCCAATGCTTTTAACGACATCAGTGGCCACTGGGCACAAAAGTCTATTAATGAGCTAGCAAGTCTCGGCATTGTAAAAGGCAATACAAAGAAATTGTTCTATCCGGATAGCCCCATTTCACGAGGTGAGGCCCTCGCCATGTTGAATCGGGTGTTCGAATATGTCTACGGACCCGTAGCCAAGCCGGTACGAAAAGAGAATATCGACTATCGTTACCAGCCTCGTTGGGAAATCGAACAGCTACTGACCAACATGAACACGATGCTTCAGATTGAAACAGGAGTCATCGGAGAGTACGATCCAGGAGACAGGATGCTCTACTATCTGTTTCTGTCTGATAGTGGAAAGCTGATCAAAAAGCCCGAGAAGCAAAATCCGGAGTGGTGGTTGTCTTCTTCTGCATTGCAACGGCCGCTGTCGAGGGAAGAAGCGAGTGTGATCTTCTTCCATATGCTCACTCCGCAAATCTTCCGGACCGCCAATATCAAGCCACAGGACGCAGCCTCTTACTTCACGAGCTATTACGAGTGGAAGAAGGAAAGCTATTATCGGGATACATACTCTCCTTATGCGACAGCGATTCGGGAGTTCAACCTGTTTACATCGCCGACAACTTTCAATCCAGACAAGAAGATGACACGAGCGGAATATGCAGTCGTACTGAAGCGTCTTCTCGACTATTACAAAAACCAGGCCGTGCTTCAATTCCAAGCAAAGGGAGTTCCACAACAAAAAATTTCTACCGCTTTCTTGCGGGCAGCCAATCTCGCCTTTGAAACGAAAAATCAGGCAAAGCTGCTCAAATACTACACGCCAGCAGCCCTGACCAGCATGGGCAAACTGGGCCTGGTTCCGCTGCACACCGATCTTACCGGACTGACGGTAAAGGTAGATGAGACGGACGGGAAAAAATTGTGGCTGATTGCGCAATACAAGGTCGGTTTAAATGGAACCGATCAGATCGAGTATCGACTGGATCCAGACCCGACGAGCACCTATGGGCGCAAAATAGCCGCTGTAGTCATGCAAAAATAA
- a CDS encoding GerAB/ArcD/ProY family transporter, translated as MRKYAFNEITLLQYIFFIHVLQVGLGVLTMPRELAESAGTDGWISILIGWAIANAASLIIIQVMKRHPEATIIEIVTFYFGRWIGGGITVLIALYFIVAAIIVLFSAISLLKVWVLTHTPTYVIVILLMIPTYLILHSNLRVLGRYNELVFYLSLWMPFLLAMTLRESHLIHLLPVLKDGWMKVLLTAKSTVLSFFGFETAFFLYPFLQKKQAASIGIVIANTLSMLVFLFVTLVAFAYFSPDEITLYTWPTLSLLKVIEIRFLERVDIVFLSVYMFMLSTTWIPYMFFALFSTSQLLGKQDHSGPLKVFACLTIVLSFFFDPSFIQLEAMTKMWSKYGLIFAYAFPLCLWMYAWMHDLFHRRRQTG; from the coding sequence TTGAGAAAGTATGCATTCAATGAGATCACCCTCTTGCAGTACATTTTTTTCATTCACGTGCTGCAAGTTGGCTTGGGAGTATTGACCATGCCTCGTGAATTGGCGGAGTCGGCGGGGACGGACGGGTGGATTTCCATCCTGATCGGCTGGGCGATAGCCAACGCGGCCAGCTTGATCATCATTCAAGTGATGAAAAGGCACCCAGAGGCAACGATCATTGAGATTGTGACATTCTACTTCGGCAGATGGATCGGAGGGGGGATAACCGTTCTCATCGCCCTTTACTTTATTGTGGCTGCGATAATCGTACTCTTTTCCGCAATTTCCCTCCTCAAAGTGTGGGTGTTGACACATACACCCACCTATGTCATCGTCATCCTGCTTATGATTCCAACGTATCTCATCTTGCACAGCAACCTGCGAGTCCTCGGCAGATACAACGAATTGGTATTTTACCTCTCTCTCTGGATGCCGTTCTTGCTGGCGATGACATTACGGGAAAGCCACTTGATCCATCTGCTGCCTGTCTTGAAAGATGGGTGGATGAAAGTGCTGCTTACGGCCAAATCGACGGTGCTTTCTTTTTTTGGGTTTGAAACGGCGTTTTTTTTGTACCCGTTTCTGCAAAAGAAACAAGCGGCTTCCATCGGCATAGTCATTGCCAATACATTATCAATGCTGGTTTTTCTGTTTGTAACCCTTGTCGCTTTCGCTTATTTTAGCCCGGATGAAATTACCCTGTATACGTGGCCTACACTCAGCTTATTGAAAGTGATCGAAATCCGGTTTTTGGAACGGGTTGATATCGTATTTCTCTCTGTATATATGTTTATGCTTTCCACCACATGGATTCCCTACATGTTCTTTGCCCTGTTCAGTACAAGCCAGCTGCTGGGAAAGCAAGATCATAGCGGGCCATTGAAGGTGTTTGCGTGCCTCACCATCGTACTCTCATTCTTCTTTGATCCTTCCTTTATCCAGCTTGAGGCCATGACGAAAATGTGGAGCAAATATGGTTTGATTTTCGCCTATGCATTCCCTCTTTGCTTATGGATGTACGCATGGATGCACGATCTTTTTCACAGGAGGAGGCAAACCGGATGA
- a CDS encoding acyl-CoA dehydrogenase family protein, protein MADTKELIRGGSFLIDAGSADDVFVPEEYTEEQKMIAKTTEDFINKEVRPHLEEIENHNFEISVRLLKEAGELGLLAGDVPEKYDGLGLDKVSTALVTEKFSLARGFALSYGAHVGIGSLPIVYFGNDDQKRRYLPDLASGARIAAYCLTEPGSGSDALGAKTTATLSTDGTHYILNGEKQWITNAGFADVFVVYAKIDGDKFTAFIVERTFPGVSFGPEEKKMGIKSSSTRTVILQDVPVPIENLLGEPGRGHVIAFNILNVGRYKLAVGAVGSAKRALEIATNYAKERKQFKTPIANFTLIKNKLANMALKTYAAESSVYRTVGLFDTALTRLGEKADEGPEVAKAIADYAIECSINKVFATEVLDYCVDEGVQIHGGYGFMSEYEIENMYRDSRINRIFEGTNEINRLLIPDTLVKKAMKGELPLLQAAANLQQELMSYYPQEIEDAPLATEKHLIDMTRKIILMVAGSALMKYQQAISKEQELLAFAADMLIELYAMDSIVKRTEKAVAANGLENEQQKLDLTTVYVQDAFDRVEGWAKEALASMEEGDDLRLRLSILKKLTRRTPVNTVHLKRTIADRVIAAGGYTV, encoded by the coding sequence ATGGCAGATACCAAAGAATTGATCCGTGGTGGGAGCTTTCTGATTGATGCAGGTTCGGCAGACGATGTGTTCGTGCCGGAAGAGTATACCGAAGAGCAAAAGATGATCGCCAAGACGACCGAGGACTTTATCAACAAAGAAGTGCGCCCGCATCTGGAAGAAATCGAGAACCACAACTTTGAGATCTCCGTGCGTTTGCTGAAAGAAGCAGGTGAGCTCGGACTCCTCGCTGGAGATGTGCCAGAGAAATACGATGGGTTGGGGCTGGATAAGGTCAGTACCGCACTGGTGACAGAGAAGTTCTCGCTAGCACGCGGTTTTGCCCTCAGCTATGGGGCACACGTAGGGATTGGCTCGCTGCCAATCGTGTATTTCGGAAACGACGATCAAAAGCGCCGCTATCTGCCAGACCTCGCCTCTGGTGCGCGGATCGCTGCTTATTGCCTGACAGAGCCAGGCTCCGGTTCAGATGCACTCGGTGCCAAAACGACTGCTACGCTGTCTACTGACGGTACGCATTACATCCTGAACGGGGAGAAACAGTGGATTACGAACGCAGGTTTTGCGGATGTATTCGTGGTCTATGCGAAAATCGATGGGGATAAATTTACGGCCTTTATTGTGGAGCGTACCTTCCCAGGCGTATCATTCGGTCCGGAAGAGAAAAAGATGGGGATCAAGAGCTCCTCGACTCGCACCGTGATTTTGCAGGATGTTCCCGTACCAATAGAAAACCTGCTGGGAGAGCCGGGCAGAGGTCACGTCATTGCGTTTAACATCTTGAATGTGGGTCGTTACAAGCTGGCGGTAGGAGCAGTGGGTTCCGCGAAACGTGCATTGGAGATTGCGACGAACTACGCCAAGGAGCGCAAGCAGTTCAAGACACCAATCGCGAACTTCACGCTGATCAAGAACAAGCTGGCCAACATGGCTTTGAAAACATACGCGGCAGAAAGCTCGGTTTATCGCACCGTTGGATTGTTTGATACGGCCTTGACTCGTTTGGGTGAAAAAGCGGACGAAGGACCGGAAGTAGCGAAGGCTATCGCTGACTACGCCATCGAGTGCTCCATCAACAAAGTATTTGCTACCGAGGTACTGGATTACTGTGTGGATGAAGGCGTACAAATCCACGGTGGATACGGCTTCATGTCCGAATACGAGATCGAAAACATGTACCGCGACTCCCGGATCAACCGCATTTTCGAAGGAACCAACGAGATCAACCGCTTGCTGATTCCAGACACGTTGGTGAAAAAAGCGATGAAGGGAGAACTGCCATTGCTGCAAGCAGCTGCGAACCTGCAGCAAGAGCTGATGAGCTACTATCCGCAGGAGATTGAAGATGCGCCGCTGGCTACGGAAAAGCACCTGATCGACATGACGCGCAAAATCATTCTGATGGTCGCAGGCTCGGCGCTGATGAAGTACCAGCAAGCTATCTCCAAAGAGCAGGAGCTGCTGGCATTCGCGGCAGACATGCTGATTGAGCTGTATGCGATGGACAGCATTGTGAAGCGTACAGAAAAAGCCGTCGCTGCGAACGGTCTGGAAAACGAACAGCAAAAGCTGGATTTGACTACCGTTTACGTGCAGGATGCATTTGACCGCGTAGAAGGATGGGCCAAAGAAGCACTAGCTTCGATGGAAGAAGGAGACGACCTGCGTCTGCGACTGTCCATCTTGAAAAAACTGACGCGCCGTACGCCTGTCAATACGGTGCATCTGAAACGCACCATTGCGGATCGCGTAATAGCCGCGGGAGGATACACAGTGTAA
- a CDS encoding spore germination protein: MNNNLRGWLRGKKAFHRGDVPLTAGSSRLISEHIAENIEELQRLFTLTPDLIIRKFESRFSEGTIALVFLEGLVDKNSLNNNVLRPLLSTENQGSNSIFDLLSVGNISSISDWNAVESAVLQGSSLLFVDGKKEVWVIETHGWPQRAIEDPQIEASLKGAHQGFVETGVQNIALIRRYIPNRELKIKEHMIGERGTCKISIMYLADVVHPEVLKELEDRLLQVKVDSILNTGELEELIEDNPFSPFPQFILTERPDSAASHILQGRITVVVDRSPSVLIGPVTFTSFFQSVDDYSTRWPIATFLRLLRLLGFFVATFLPALYISLISFNYEVIPLEMMLSIGESRERVPFPPLLEALLMEITLEMLREAGVRLPAPIGQTVGIVGGIVIGQAAVQAGIVSNIMVIVVAFTAISSFIIPSYDMASAIRLIRFMMMIIAAMFGIVGITIGMMTLIGHLIALESLGTPYGSPLAPIRFSDWKDMFVRLPLWVMKKRPVSTRAVQAKKMGSNRPKGDGN; encoded by the coding sequence ATGAATAATAATTTGAGAGGGTGGCTGAGAGGGAAAAAAGCATTTCACCGAGGAGATGTACCTCTGACTGCTGGTTCTTCCCGACTCATCAGCGAACATATAGCGGAAAACATCGAGGAATTGCAGCGGTTGTTTACTCTGACACCAGACTTGATCATTCGTAAATTTGAGAGCAGGTTCTCGGAAGGCACAATCGCTCTGGTCTTTCTCGAAGGACTGGTGGACAAGAATTCTCTCAATAACAATGTGCTCCGGCCGCTTTTGTCCACTGAAAATCAAGGGAGCAACAGTATCTTTGACCTCTTATCCGTGGGCAATATATCGAGCATCAGCGACTGGAACGCTGTCGAGAGTGCCGTTCTGCAGGGAAGCAGTCTTTTATTTGTGGACGGGAAAAAAGAAGTGTGGGTCATCGAAACACACGGATGGCCGCAACGGGCGATAGAAGATCCGCAGATCGAAGCCTCTTTGAAGGGTGCGCATCAAGGCTTTGTCGAAACAGGCGTACAAAACATTGCCCTAATACGCCGCTATATCCCCAACCGTGAACTGAAAATAAAGGAGCATATGATCGGTGAAAGGGGCACGTGCAAGATCTCCATCATGTATTTGGCCGATGTCGTGCATCCCGAAGTATTGAAAGAGTTGGAGGACCGGCTTCTACAGGTTAAGGTCGACTCGATTCTCAACACAGGGGAATTGGAGGAGTTGATCGAGGACAATCCCTTCTCTCCGTTTCCGCAATTTATCTTAACCGAGCGGCCGGATTCCGCTGCTTCCCACATTTTGCAGGGAAGGATAACCGTGGTGGTGGACCGTTCACCCAGTGTATTGATCGGGCCGGTGACATTTACCTCTTTTTTCCAAAGTGTAGATGATTACAGCACGCGCTGGCCAATTGCCACATTTCTGCGGTTGCTCCGTTTGTTGGGCTTTTTTGTCGCGACATTTTTGCCTGCGCTCTATATCTCGCTGATTTCCTTTAACTATGAGGTGATTCCCTTAGAAATGATGCTGTCTATCGGCGAATCGAGAGAACGCGTTCCTTTTCCGCCGCTTTTAGAAGCCTTGCTAATGGAGATTACGTTGGAAATGCTCAGGGAAGCAGGGGTCAGGCTTCCCGCTCCGATCGGGCAAACGGTCGGGATCGTCGGGGGCATTGTGATTGGTCAAGCGGCCGTACAGGCGGGCATCGTGAGCAATATCATGGTGATTGTGGTCGCCTTCACCGCAATTTCGTCCTTCATTATTCCGAGTTACGATATGGCTTCTGCGATCAGGCTGATTCGTTTTATGATGATGATCATCGCCGCCATGTTTGGGATCGTAGGGATTACGATCGGGATGATGACATTGATTGGGCATCTGATCGCGCTGGAATCGCTGGGAACGCCGTACGGCAGCCCATTGGCGCCGATCAGATTTTCCGATTGGAAAGACATGTTCGTCCGTTTGCCGCTGTGGGTAATGAAAAAGCGGCCGGTGAGTACGCGAGCTGTCCAAGCAAAAAAAATGGGGTCAAACCGTCCAAAGGGTGATGGCAATTGA
- a CDS encoding 3-hydroxyacyl-CoA dehydrogenase/enoyl-CoA hydratase family protein gives MERKIRKAAVLGSGVMGAGIAAHLANVGIPTYLLDIVPRELTAEESKKGLTLADTAVKNRMAQAGKDRLLKDKPAPLYDKKNLDLITVGNFDDHMSALSGVDWIIEVVVENLEVKKSVFASVEAHRKPGTIISSNTSGVSINEMAEGRSDDFRRHFLGTHFFNPPRYLKLLEIIPGDDTDPAVVDFMMNFGEYVLGKGTVLCKDTPNFIANRIGTYGLQVSIHELVRLGLGVDEVDALTGPVIGRPKSATFRTLDVVGLDTYVHVANNVKNKSQDEQEKAVFEVPPFVLQMVEKRWIGQKAGQGFFKQVKSAQGKEIQALDINTLEYRPSVKANFPSLDAAKTAKSLPEKLKTLAYGKDKGSEFVWNVFKKVLLYSAEKTHEITDDIVAVDQAMKWGFGWELGPFETWDAIGVEKSVARMREEGETIPALVEELLASGKTSFYQKKEGGVAAFSIGGVYKDVEEKKEKINLVALKEQGKLIRKNAGAALIDLGDGVACLEFTSPNNALGLDVLQMANIAAEEVQKNFLGLVIGNQGKNFCVGMNLAMALMEAQDENWLELDMLVTNFHKAARALRYMHRPVVAAPFAMTLGGGVEVVYLADRVQASAETYLGLVEVGVGLLPGGGGTKEMLFRAMENVPEGGSVPVDSFAFVAKAFETISMAKVSTSGQDAINLGYLRPTDRVSVNPDHLLYDAKQLVLAMDKEGYTPPAPRKIRVIGETGYANLRQNVYAMKKSGYITDHDELIVSKIAYVMSGGNVPAGTEVTEEYILELEKQAFLELIKTHKSQQRMQHMLTKNKPLRN, from the coding sequence ATGGAACGCAAAATTCGCAAGGCGGCCGTACTGGGTTCTGGCGTGATGGGGGCAGGAATTGCAGCACACCTGGCCAACGTAGGAATCCCCACTTATTTATTGGACATTGTGCCGCGTGAACTGACCGCTGAAGAGAGCAAAAAAGGACTGACACTCGCAGACACAGCTGTGAAAAACCGCATGGCACAAGCGGGTAAGGATCGGCTGTTAAAGGATAAGCCAGCTCCGCTCTACGATAAAAAGAACCTGGATCTGATTACAGTAGGCAACTTTGACGACCATATGTCTGCGCTATCAGGGGTCGACTGGATCATCGAAGTGGTAGTAGAAAATCTGGAGGTAAAGAAAAGCGTGTTTGCATCGGTGGAAGCTCACCGCAAGCCAGGCACGATCATCTCTTCCAACACATCAGGCGTATCCATCAATGAAATGGCAGAGGGCAGATCGGATGACTTCCGAAGGCATTTCCTCGGCACTCACTTTTTCAACCCACCTCGTTACTTAAAGCTGCTGGAGATTATTCCGGGTGATGACACGGATCCTGCAGTAGTAGACTTCATGATGAATTTTGGTGAGTATGTACTCGGAAAAGGGACCGTGCTCTGCAAAGATACACCCAACTTCATCGCAAACCGCATCGGTACATATGGGCTCCAAGTTTCCATTCACGAGCTCGTGCGTCTCGGCTTGGGGGTCGATGAGGTAGACGCCCTCACCGGTCCTGTGATCGGACGTCCAAAGAGCGCCACGTTCCGCACACTTGATGTGGTCGGGCTCGATACGTACGTACACGTAGCCAACAACGTGAAAAACAAGAGCCAAGACGAGCAGGAAAAAGCGGTATTTGAAGTGCCGCCGTTCGTTTTGCAAATGGTCGAGAAACGTTGGATTGGCCAAAAGGCGGGTCAAGGCTTTTTCAAACAAGTAAAATCGGCGCAAGGCAAGGAAATCCAGGCGCTTGACATCAATACGTTGGAGTATCGTCCGAGTGTCAAAGCGAATTTCCCGTCCCTCGATGCTGCCAAGACAGCCAAATCGTTGCCAGAGAAGCTGAAGACATTGGCATACGGCAAGGACAAAGGCAGTGAATTCGTCTGGAATGTTTTCAAAAAGGTCCTGCTGTATTCCGCTGAAAAGACGCACGAAATCACGGATGATATCGTAGCAGTCGACCAAGCGATGAAATGGGGCTTTGGCTGGGAGCTGGGTCCATTCGAGACGTGGGATGCGATTGGGGTAGAGAAGTCAGTCGCTCGCATGCGTGAAGAAGGGGAGACGATCCCGGCACTGGTAGAAGAACTGCTCGCGAGTGGCAAAACCTCTTTCTATCAAAAGAAGGAAGGTGGAGTAGCAGCGTTTTCCATCGGCGGCGTTTACAAAGACGTCGAAGAGAAAAAGGAAAAAATCAATTTGGTAGCATTGAAGGAGCAAGGTAAGCTCATCCGTAAAAATGCGGGCGCAGCTCTGATCGATTTGGGAGACGGGGTAGCCTGCCTGGAGTTTACTTCTCCGAACAATGCACTGGGTCTGGATGTTTTGCAGATGGCGAATATCGCCGCAGAAGAAGTACAGAAAAACTTCCTCGGCCTCGTCATCGGCAATCAGGGCAAAAACTTTTGCGTCGGGATGAACCTCGCGATGGCATTGATGGAAGCACAGGATGAAAACTGGCTCGAGCTCGACATGCTCGTGACCAATTTCCACAAGGCAGCACGGGCGCTGCGCTACATGCATCGTCCAGTGGTGGCCGCACCTTTTGCGATGACGCTGGGTGGCGGTGTGGAAGTGGTTTACTTGGCAGACAGAGTACAGGCGTCGGCTGAGACGTATCTCGGTCTGGTAGAGGTAGGGGTAGGTCTCTTGCCAGGTGGCGGCGGTACCAAGGAAATGCTGTTCCGTGCCATGGAAAATGTGCCGGAGGGTGGCAGTGTTCCCGTCGATTCGTTTGCGTTCGTTGCGAAGGCATTTGAGACGATCTCCATGGCAAAAGTATCGACTAGCGGCCAGGATGCGATCAATCTGGGCTACCTGCGACCGACCGATCGAGTGAGCGTCAATCCGGACCACCTGCTCTATGATGCCAAGCAGCTGGTGCTTGCGATGGATAAAGAAGGCTATACGCCACCGGCACCTCGCAAGATCCGCGTCATTGGGGAGACTGGCTACGCCAACCTGCGCCAGAATGTGTACGCGATGAAAAAGAGCGGCTATATCACCGATCACGATGAGCTCATTGTGAGCAAAATCGCCTATGTCATGTCGGGCGGCAATGTTCCTGCGGGTACGGAAGTGACAGAGGAGTACATTTTGGAGCTGGAAAAGCAAGCGTTCCTGGAGCTGATCAAGACCCACAAATCCCAGCAACGGATGCAGCACATGCTGACCAAAAACAAGCCTTTGCGCAACTAA